In the genome of Xenopus laevis strain J_2021 chromosome 1S, Xenopus_laevis_v10.1, whole genome shotgun sequence, one region contains:
- the ppp1cc.S gene encoding serine/threonine-protein phosphatase PP1-gamma catalytic subunit B, with amino-acid sequence MADVDKLNIDSIIQRLLEVRGSKPGKNVQLQENEIRGLCLKSREIFLSQPILLELEAPLKICGDIHGQYYDLLRLFEYGGFPPESNYLFLGDYVDRGKQSLETICLLLAYKIKYPENFFLLRGNHECASINRIYGFYDECKRRYNIKLWKTFTDCFNCLPIAAIVDEKIFCCHGGLSPDLQSMEQIRRIMRPTDVPDQGLLCDLLWSDPDKDVLGWGENDRGVSFTFGAEVVAKFLHKHDLDLICRAHQVVEDGYEFFAKRQLVTLFSAPNYCGEFDNAGAMMSVDETLMCSFQILKPAEKKKPNASRPVTPPRGIITKQAKK; translated from the exons ATGGCAGATGTTGACAAGCTCAACATCGACAGCATCATCCAGCGGCTGTTAGAAG TTAGAGGATCAAAACCaggaaaaaatgttcaacttcAAGAGAATGAGATTCGAGGGCTCTGTCTGAAGTCTCGGGAAATCTTCCTCAGTCAGCCAATCTTACTTGAGCTTGAAGCACCTCTTAAAATATGTG GTGACATTCATGGGCAGTACTATGACTTACTTCGGCTATTTGAATATGGTGGCTTCCCACCTGAAAGCAACTATCTATTCCTAGGAGACTATGTAGATCGAGGCAAGCAGTCTTTAGAAACCATCTGTCTGCTTTTGGCATACAAAATCAAATATCCAGAGAACTTCTTCCTCCTCAGAGGCAATCATGAATGTGCCAGCATTAACAGAATCTATGGCTTTTATGATGAGT gTAAAAGAAGATATAATATAAAGTTATGGAAAACATTCACAGATTGCTTTAATTGTTTGCCAATTGCTGCTATAGTTGATGAGAAGATCTTTTGCTGTCATGGAG GCTTGTCTCCCGATCTTCAGTCGATGGAACAGATCCGACGAATTATGCGACCTACTGATGTTCCAGACCAGGGTCTTCTGTGCGACTTACTTTGGTCTGATCCTGACAAAGATGTATTAGGGTGGGGTGAAAACGACAGAGGTGTATCTTTTACCTTTGGAGCTGAAGTGGTTGCAAAATTTCTTCACAAACATGATCTGGATCTCATTTGCCGAGCTCATCAG GTGGTTGAAGATGGGTATGAATTCTTTGCCAAGAGACAACTGGTTACTCTGTTCTCAGCCCCAAACTATTGTGGGGAATTTGATAATGCTGGAGCAATGATGAGTGTAGATGAAACATTAATGTGTTCCTTCCAG attctaaaacctgcagagaaaAAGAAGCCTAATGCAAGCAGACCCGTAACACCACCACGAGGCATAATCACAAAACaagcaaagaaataa